A single genomic interval of Carassius carassius chromosome 24, fCarCar2.1, whole genome shotgun sequence harbors:
- the LOC132102780 gene encoding CCR4-NOT transcription complex subunit 10-like isoform X2: MAETGSDQAGDMKHDSVSSPGISDHEREMATNAFEAFKAGSYDMSLKHLDNLQELNKEDYKITMNKAITEFYKSGQTTTSTLKQMLMTLKNQMHTAVDDIDGLDDVENSILNYNQAVIYYHMRQYSEAISIGEKLYQFLEPFEEKFAQAVCFLLVDLYLLTFQPEKALHLLAVLEKLTVKDGNSKNGKGESTNSANKESSSLKAEFTAMIEAAKSKMHQYKVRAYIQMKSLKACKREIKSVMNTSGNSAPSLFMKSNFEYLRGNYRKAVKLLNSSNIAEHPGPLKTGECMRCMFWNNLGCIHFAMGKHNLGLFYFKKALQENDHVCTQLGDGSNGQAKKFTGIPMCALLANKRYELLYNCGIQLLHIGRPLAAFECLMEAVQVYHSNPRLWLRLAECCITANKGSSEQETKGLPSKKGIVQAVVGQGYHRKIVLASQSTQNTIYSEGQSAAIPVASMEFAAICLRNALLLLPEHQQHDSKPDNISKSCSQSGSTESGSETSDACSGKTQEGDKFIPAAPSSPLRKQEVENLRCSILACSAYVALALGDNLMALNHAEKLLHQTKLSGSLKFLGHLYAAEALISLDRISDAIAHLNPENVTDVSLSVSSSEQEQGSDKGDLEPVESSGKQMPLCYPSSVSSARSTMLFNLGSAYCLRSEYEKARKCLHQAASMVNTKEIPPEAILLGVYLELQNGNTQLALQIIKRNQLLPSVKPTSSPDLRKKPVPFQSSQPVQPIQTPSSFTQVLRK; the protein is encoded by the exons ATGGCTGAAACAGGCTCAG ATCAAGCTGGTGACATGAAACATGACAGCGTTTCATCTCCTGGGATCTCCGATCATGAGAGAGAGATGGCAACCAATGCTTTTGAGGCTTTtaag GCTGGAAGCTATGACATGTCCCTGAAACACCTTGACAACCTTCAGGAGCTTAACAAAGAGGACTACAAGATTACAATGAATAAAGCGATCACTGAGTTTTATAAAAGTGGGCAGACAACAACTAGCACCCTGAAGCAGATGTTAATGACCTTGAAGAATCAG ATGCACACAGCTGTGGACGATATTGATGGTTTGGATGATGTCGAGAACAGTATTCTCAACTACAATCAAGCAGTGATTTATTACCACATGCGACAGTATTCAGAAGCTATATCCATTGGGGAGAAGCTCTACCAGTTTCTTGAACCTTTTG AAGAAAAGTTTGCTCAGGCCGTTTGTTTCTTGTTGGTGGATCTATACCTGCTCACCTTCCAGCCAGAGAAGGCCCTGCACCTGTTGGCTGTGCTGGAGAAGCTCACTGTGAAGGATGGCAACAGCAAAAATGGCAAAGGAGAG AGCACCAACAGCGCAAATAAGGAGTCTTCTTCTCTGAAAGCAGAGTTCACAGCTATGATCGAGGCAGCTAAATCAAAGATGCACCAG TATAAAGTGCGAGCCTATATCCAGATGAAGTCACTAAAGGCCTGTAAACGGGAAATCAAATCTGTGATGAACACATCTGGAAAT TCTGCGCCCTCACTCTTCATGAAGAGTAATTTTGAGTATTTGAGGGGAAATTATCGTAAAGCTGTGAAACTCCTCAACAGTTCAAATATCGCAGAGCATCCAGGACCCTTGAAAACAG gtGAATGCATGAGGTGTATGTTCTGGAATAATCTTGGTTGTATCCATTTTGCCATGGGGAAGCACAATCTGGgtcttttttactttaaaaaagcaCTTCAAGAAAATGACCACGTATGCACCCAGCTTGGTGATGGCAGTAATGGGCAGG CTAAGAAGTTCACAGGCATCCCCATGTGTGCTCTGTTAGCTAATAAGCGCTATGAGCTGCTGTATAACTGTGGGATTCAGTTACTTCATATCGGCCGACCGCTGGCAGCGTTTGAGTGTCTGATGGAGGCGGTGCAGGTGTATCACTCCAACCCTCGACTCTGGCTCAGACTCGCAGAATGCTGCATCACAGCTAATAAAGGG AGCTCAGAGCAGGAAACAAAAGGTTTACCCAGTAAAAAGGGGATTGTGCAGGCTGTTGTTGGGCAAGGCTACCATCGCAAGATTGTTTTAGCATCACAGTCCACACAGAACACCATCTACAG TGAGGGCCAGTCAGCAGCTATCCCAGTGGCCAGTATGGAGTTTGCAGCAATCTGTCTGCGTAACGCTTTGCTCCTGCTCCCAGAGCACCAACAGCACGATAGCAAACCTGACAACATCTCCAAGAGCTGCAGTCAGTCAGGCAGCACAGAAAGCGGCAGCGAGACCAGCGATGCCTGCAG TGGGAAGACTCAAGAGGGAGACAAGTTCATTCCTGCTGCCCCCTCGTCACCCCTGAGAAAGCAGGAGGTGGAGAATCTCAG GTGCTCAATTCTAGCCTGCAGTGCATATGTGGCTCTTGCTCTTGGGGACAACTTAATGGCTCTGAATCATGCAGAAAAGCTCCTGCATCAGACAAAGCTGTCAGGATCGCTCAA GTTCCTGGGTCACCTATATGCTGCTGAAGCCCTGATCTCTTTGGACAGAATCTCTGATGCTATTGCACATCTTAACCCGGAGAACGTTACTGATGTCTCATTAAGTGTTTCCTCTAGTGAACAAGAGCAGG GTTCTGATAAAGGAGATCTGGAGCCTGTGGAGTCCT CAGGGAAGCAGATGCCTTTATGTTACCCTAGCTCAGTAAGTTCTGCCCGGTCCACAATGCTCTTCAACCTGGGCAGTGCGTATTGCTTGAGGAGTGAGTACGAGAAAGCCCGCAAGTGCCTCCATCAG GCTGCTTCAATGGTGAACACTAAGGAGATTCCTCCAGAAGCCATTTTACTGGGCGTTTACTTAGAACTGCAGAACG GAAACACACAGCTGGCTCTACAGATCATCAAACGGAACCAGCTCCTCCCGTCTGTCAAGCCCACCTCCTCCCCTGACCTCCGAAAGAAACCAGTTCCCTTCCAGTCATCCCAGCCTGTACAGCCTATACAGACCCCCTCCTCCTTTACACAAGTACTGCGCAAGTGA
- the LOC132102780 gene encoding CCR4-NOT transcription complex subunit 10-like isoform X1 — translation MAETGSDQAGDMKHDSVSSPGISDHEREMATNAFEAFKAGSYDMSLKHLDNLQELNKEDYKITMNKAITEFYKSGQTTTSTLKQMLMTLKNQMHTAVDDIDGLDDVENSILNYNQAVIYYHMRQYSEAISIGEKLYQFLEPFEEKFAQAVCFLLVDLYLLTFQPEKALHLLAVLEKLTVKDGNSKNGKGESTNSANKESSSLKAEFTAMIEAAKSKMHQYKVRAYIQMKSLKACKREIKSVMNTSGNSAPSLFMKSNFEYLRGNYRKAVKLLNSSNIAEHPGPLKTGECMRCMFWNNLGCIHFAMGKHNLGLFYFKKALQENDHVCTQLGDGSNGQAAKKFTGIPMCALLANKRYELLYNCGIQLLHIGRPLAAFECLMEAVQVYHSNPRLWLRLAECCITANKGSSEQETKGLPSKKGIVQAVVGQGYHRKIVLASQSTQNTIYSEGQSAAIPVASMEFAAICLRNALLLLPEHQQHDSKPDNISKSCSQSGSTESGSETSDACSGKTQEGDKFIPAAPSSPLRKQEVENLRCSILACSAYVALALGDNLMALNHAEKLLHQTKLSGSLKFLGHLYAAEALISLDRISDAIAHLNPENVTDVSLSVSSSEQEQGSDKGDLEPVESSGKQMPLCYPSSVSSARSTMLFNLGSAYCLRSEYEKARKCLHQAASMVNTKEIPPEAILLGVYLELQNGNTQLALQIIKRNQLLPSVKPTSSPDLRKKPVPFQSSQPVQPIQTPSSFTQVLRK, via the exons ATGGCTGAAACAGGCTCAG ATCAAGCTGGTGACATGAAACATGACAGCGTTTCATCTCCTGGGATCTCCGATCATGAGAGAGAGATGGCAACCAATGCTTTTGAGGCTTTtaag GCTGGAAGCTATGACATGTCCCTGAAACACCTTGACAACCTTCAGGAGCTTAACAAAGAGGACTACAAGATTACAATGAATAAAGCGATCACTGAGTTTTATAAAAGTGGGCAGACAACAACTAGCACCCTGAAGCAGATGTTAATGACCTTGAAGAATCAG ATGCACACAGCTGTGGACGATATTGATGGTTTGGATGATGTCGAGAACAGTATTCTCAACTACAATCAAGCAGTGATTTATTACCACATGCGACAGTATTCAGAAGCTATATCCATTGGGGAGAAGCTCTACCAGTTTCTTGAACCTTTTG AAGAAAAGTTTGCTCAGGCCGTTTGTTTCTTGTTGGTGGATCTATACCTGCTCACCTTCCAGCCAGAGAAGGCCCTGCACCTGTTGGCTGTGCTGGAGAAGCTCACTGTGAAGGATGGCAACAGCAAAAATGGCAAAGGAGAG AGCACCAACAGCGCAAATAAGGAGTCTTCTTCTCTGAAAGCAGAGTTCACAGCTATGATCGAGGCAGCTAAATCAAAGATGCACCAG TATAAAGTGCGAGCCTATATCCAGATGAAGTCACTAAAGGCCTGTAAACGGGAAATCAAATCTGTGATGAACACATCTGGAAAT TCTGCGCCCTCACTCTTCATGAAGAGTAATTTTGAGTATTTGAGGGGAAATTATCGTAAAGCTGTGAAACTCCTCAACAGTTCAAATATCGCAGAGCATCCAGGACCCTTGAAAACAG gtGAATGCATGAGGTGTATGTTCTGGAATAATCTTGGTTGTATCCATTTTGCCATGGGGAAGCACAATCTGGgtcttttttactttaaaaaagcaCTTCAAGAAAATGACCACGTATGCACCCAGCTTGGTGATGGCAGTAATGGGCAGG cAGCTAAGAAGTTCACAGGCATCCCCATGTGTGCTCTGTTAGCTAATAAGCGCTATGAGCTGCTGTATAACTGTGGGATTCAGTTACTTCATATCGGCCGACCGCTGGCAGCGTTTGAGTGTCTGATGGAGGCGGTGCAGGTGTATCACTCCAACCCTCGACTCTGGCTCAGACTCGCAGAATGCTGCATCACAGCTAATAAAGGG AGCTCAGAGCAGGAAACAAAAGGTTTACCCAGTAAAAAGGGGATTGTGCAGGCTGTTGTTGGGCAAGGCTACCATCGCAAGATTGTTTTAGCATCACAGTCCACACAGAACACCATCTACAG TGAGGGCCAGTCAGCAGCTATCCCAGTGGCCAGTATGGAGTTTGCAGCAATCTGTCTGCGTAACGCTTTGCTCCTGCTCCCAGAGCACCAACAGCACGATAGCAAACCTGACAACATCTCCAAGAGCTGCAGTCAGTCAGGCAGCACAGAAAGCGGCAGCGAGACCAGCGATGCCTGCAG TGGGAAGACTCAAGAGGGAGACAAGTTCATTCCTGCTGCCCCCTCGTCACCCCTGAGAAAGCAGGAGGTGGAGAATCTCAG GTGCTCAATTCTAGCCTGCAGTGCATATGTGGCTCTTGCTCTTGGGGACAACTTAATGGCTCTGAATCATGCAGAAAAGCTCCTGCATCAGACAAAGCTGTCAGGATCGCTCAA GTTCCTGGGTCACCTATATGCTGCTGAAGCCCTGATCTCTTTGGACAGAATCTCTGATGCTATTGCACATCTTAACCCGGAGAACGTTACTGATGTCTCATTAAGTGTTTCCTCTAGTGAACAAGAGCAGG GTTCTGATAAAGGAGATCTGGAGCCTGTGGAGTCCT CAGGGAAGCAGATGCCTTTATGTTACCCTAGCTCAGTAAGTTCTGCCCGGTCCACAATGCTCTTCAACCTGGGCAGTGCGTATTGCTTGAGGAGTGAGTACGAGAAAGCCCGCAAGTGCCTCCATCAG GCTGCTTCAATGGTGAACACTAAGGAGATTCCTCCAGAAGCCATTTTACTGGGCGTTTACTTAGAACTGCAGAACG GAAACACACAGCTGGCTCTACAGATCATCAAACGGAACCAGCTCCTCCCGTCTGTCAAGCCCACCTCCTCCCCTGACCTCCGAAAGAAACCAGTTCCCTTCCAGTCATCCCAGCCTGTACAGCCTATACAGACCCCCTCCTCCTTTACACAAGTACTGCGCAAGTGA
- the LOC132102780 gene encoding CCR4-NOT transcription complex subunit 10-like isoform X3: MAETGSDQAGDMKHDSVSSPGISDHEREMATNAFEAFKAGSYDMSLKHLDNLQELNKEDYKITMNKAITEFYKSGQTTTSTLKQMLMTLKNQMHTAVDDIDGLDDVENSILNYNQAVIYYHMRQYSEAISIGEKLYQFLEPFEKFAQAVCFLLVDLYLLTFQPEKALHLLAVLEKLTVKDGNSKNGKGESTNSANKESSSLKAEFTAMIEAAKSKMHQYKVRAYIQMKSLKACKREIKSVMNTSGNSAPSLFMKSNFEYLRGNYRKAVKLLNSSNIAEHPGPLKTGECMRCMFWNNLGCIHFAMGKHNLGLFYFKKALQENDHVCTQLGDGSNGQAAKKFTGIPMCALLANKRYELLYNCGIQLLHIGRPLAAFECLMEAVQVYHSNPRLWLRLAECCITANKGSSEQETKGLPSKKGIVQAVVGQGYHRKIVLASQSTQNTIYSEGQSAAIPVASMEFAAICLRNALLLLPEHQQHDSKPDNISKSCSQSGSTESGSETSDACSGKTQEGDKFIPAAPSSPLRKQEVENLRCSILACSAYVALALGDNLMALNHAEKLLHQTKLSGSLKFLGHLYAAEALISLDRISDAIAHLNPENVTDVSLSVSSSEQEQGSDKGDLEPVESSGKQMPLCYPSSVSSARSTMLFNLGSAYCLRSEYEKARKCLHQAASMVNTKEIPPEAILLGVYLELQNGNTQLALQIIKRNQLLPSVKPTSSPDLRKKPVPFQSSQPVQPIQTPSSFTQVLRK, translated from the exons ATGGCTGAAACAGGCTCAG ATCAAGCTGGTGACATGAAACATGACAGCGTTTCATCTCCTGGGATCTCCGATCATGAGAGAGAGATGGCAACCAATGCTTTTGAGGCTTTtaag GCTGGAAGCTATGACATGTCCCTGAAACACCTTGACAACCTTCAGGAGCTTAACAAAGAGGACTACAAGATTACAATGAATAAAGCGATCACTGAGTTTTATAAAAGTGGGCAGACAACAACTAGCACCCTGAAGCAGATGTTAATGACCTTGAAGAATCAG ATGCACACAGCTGTGGACGATATTGATGGTTTGGATGATGTCGAGAACAGTATTCTCAACTACAATCAAGCAGTGATTTATTACCACATGCGACAGTATTCAGAAGCTATATCCATTGGGGAGAAGCTCTACCAGTTTCTTGAACCTTTTG AAAAGTTTGCTCAGGCCGTTTGTTTCTTGTTGGTGGATCTATACCTGCTCACCTTCCAGCCAGAGAAGGCCCTGCACCTGTTGGCTGTGCTGGAGAAGCTCACTGTGAAGGATGGCAACAGCAAAAATGGCAAAGGAGAG AGCACCAACAGCGCAAATAAGGAGTCTTCTTCTCTGAAAGCAGAGTTCACAGCTATGATCGAGGCAGCTAAATCAAAGATGCACCAG TATAAAGTGCGAGCCTATATCCAGATGAAGTCACTAAAGGCCTGTAAACGGGAAATCAAATCTGTGATGAACACATCTGGAAAT TCTGCGCCCTCACTCTTCATGAAGAGTAATTTTGAGTATTTGAGGGGAAATTATCGTAAAGCTGTGAAACTCCTCAACAGTTCAAATATCGCAGAGCATCCAGGACCCTTGAAAACAG gtGAATGCATGAGGTGTATGTTCTGGAATAATCTTGGTTGTATCCATTTTGCCATGGGGAAGCACAATCTGGgtcttttttactttaaaaaagcaCTTCAAGAAAATGACCACGTATGCACCCAGCTTGGTGATGGCAGTAATGGGCAGG cAGCTAAGAAGTTCACAGGCATCCCCATGTGTGCTCTGTTAGCTAATAAGCGCTATGAGCTGCTGTATAACTGTGGGATTCAGTTACTTCATATCGGCCGACCGCTGGCAGCGTTTGAGTGTCTGATGGAGGCGGTGCAGGTGTATCACTCCAACCCTCGACTCTGGCTCAGACTCGCAGAATGCTGCATCACAGCTAATAAAGGG AGCTCAGAGCAGGAAACAAAAGGTTTACCCAGTAAAAAGGGGATTGTGCAGGCTGTTGTTGGGCAAGGCTACCATCGCAAGATTGTTTTAGCATCACAGTCCACACAGAACACCATCTACAG TGAGGGCCAGTCAGCAGCTATCCCAGTGGCCAGTATGGAGTTTGCAGCAATCTGTCTGCGTAACGCTTTGCTCCTGCTCCCAGAGCACCAACAGCACGATAGCAAACCTGACAACATCTCCAAGAGCTGCAGTCAGTCAGGCAGCACAGAAAGCGGCAGCGAGACCAGCGATGCCTGCAG TGGGAAGACTCAAGAGGGAGACAAGTTCATTCCTGCTGCCCCCTCGTCACCCCTGAGAAAGCAGGAGGTGGAGAATCTCAG GTGCTCAATTCTAGCCTGCAGTGCATATGTGGCTCTTGCTCTTGGGGACAACTTAATGGCTCTGAATCATGCAGAAAAGCTCCTGCATCAGACAAAGCTGTCAGGATCGCTCAA GTTCCTGGGTCACCTATATGCTGCTGAAGCCCTGATCTCTTTGGACAGAATCTCTGATGCTATTGCACATCTTAACCCGGAGAACGTTACTGATGTCTCATTAAGTGTTTCCTCTAGTGAACAAGAGCAGG GTTCTGATAAAGGAGATCTGGAGCCTGTGGAGTCCT CAGGGAAGCAGATGCCTTTATGTTACCCTAGCTCAGTAAGTTCTGCCCGGTCCACAATGCTCTTCAACCTGGGCAGTGCGTATTGCTTGAGGAGTGAGTACGAGAAAGCCCGCAAGTGCCTCCATCAG GCTGCTTCAATGGTGAACACTAAGGAGATTCCTCCAGAAGCCATTTTACTGGGCGTTTACTTAGAACTGCAGAACG GAAACACACAGCTGGCTCTACAGATCATCAAACGGAACCAGCTCCTCCCGTCTGTCAAGCCCACCTCCTCCCCTGACCTCCGAAAGAAACCAGTTCCCTTCCAGTCATCCCAGCCTGTACAGCCTATACAGACCCCCTCCTCCTTTACACAAGTACTGCGCAAGTGA
- the LOC132102780 gene encoding CCR4-NOT transcription complex subunit 10-like isoform X4, whose translation MAETGSDQAGDMKHDSVSSPGISDHEREMATNAFEAFKAGSYDMSLKHLDNLQELNKEDYKITMNKAITEFYKSGQTTTSTLKQMLMTLKNQMHTAVDDIDGLDDVENSILNYNQAVIYYHMRQYSEAISIGEKLYQFLEPFEEKFAQAVCFLLVDLYLLTFQPEKALHLLAVLEKLTVKDGNSKNGKGESTNSANKESSSLKAEFTAMIEAAKSKMHQYKVRAYIQMKSLKACKREIKSVMNTSGNSAPSLFMKSNFEYLRGNYRKAVKLLNSSNIAEHPGPLKTGECMRCMFWNNLGCIHFAMGKHNLGLFYFKKALQENDHVCTQLGDGSNGQAAKKFTGIPMCALLANKRYELLYNCGIQLLHIGRPLAAFECLMEAVQVYHSNPRLWLRLAECCITANKGSSEQETKGLPSKKGIVQAVVGQGYHRKIVLASQSTQNTIYSEGQSAAIPVASMEFAAICLRNALLLLPEHQQHDSKPDNISKSCSQSGSTESGSETSDACSGKTQEGDKFIPAAPSSPLRKQEVENLRCSILACSAYVALALGDNLMALNHAEKLLHQTKLSGSLKFLGHLYAAEALISLDRISDAIAHLNPENVTDVSLSVSSSEQEQGSDKGDLEPVESWKQMPLCYPSSVSSARSTMLFNLGSAYCLRSEYEKARKCLHQAASMVNTKEIPPEAILLGVYLELQNGNTQLALQIIKRNQLLPSVKPTSSPDLRKKPVPFQSSQPVQPIQTPSSFTQVLRK comes from the exons ATGGCTGAAACAGGCTCAG ATCAAGCTGGTGACATGAAACATGACAGCGTTTCATCTCCTGGGATCTCCGATCATGAGAGAGAGATGGCAACCAATGCTTTTGAGGCTTTtaag GCTGGAAGCTATGACATGTCCCTGAAACACCTTGACAACCTTCAGGAGCTTAACAAAGAGGACTACAAGATTACAATGAATAAAGCGATCACTGAGTTTTATAAAAGTGGGCAGACAACAACTAGCACCCTGAAGCAGATGTTAATGACCTTGAAGAATCAG ATGCACACAGCTGTGGACGATATTGATGGTTTGGATGATGTCGAGAACAGTATTCTCAACTACAATCAAGCAGTGATTTATTACCACATGCGACAGTATTCAGAAGCTATATCCATTGGGGAGAAGCTCTACCAGTTTCTTGAACCTTTTG AAGAAAAGTTTGCTCAGGCCGTTTGTTTCTTGTTGGTGGATCTATACCTGCTCACCTTCCAGCCAGAGAAGGCCCTGCACCTGTTGGCTGTGCTGGAGAAGCTCACTGTGAAGGATGGCAACAGCAAAAATGGCAAAGGAGAG AGCACCAACAGCGCAAATAAGGAGTCTTCTTCTCTGAAAGCAGAGTTCACAGCTATGATCGAGGCAGCTAAATCAAAGATGCACCAG TATAAAGTGCGAGCCTATATCCAGATGAAGTCACTAAAGGCCTGTAAACGGGAAATCAAATCTGTGATGAACACATCTGGAAAT TCTGCGCCCTCACTCTTCATGAAGAGTAATTTTGAGTATTTGAGGGGAAATTATCGTAAAGCTGTGAAACTCCTCAACAGTTCAAATATCGCAGAGCATCCAGGACCCTTGAAAACAG gtGAATGCATGAGGTGTATGTTCTGGAATAATCTTGGTTGTATCCATTTTGCCATGGGGAAGCACAATCTGGgtcttttttactttaaaaaagcaCTTCAAGAAAATGACCACGTATGCACCCAGCTTGGTGATGGCAGTAATGGGCAGG cAGCTAAGAAGTTCACAGGCATCCCCATGTGTGCTCTGTTAGCTAATAAGCGCTATGAGCTGCTGTATAACTGTGGGATTCAGTTACTTCATATCGGCCGACCGCTGGCAGCGTTTGAGTGTCTGATGGAGGCGGTGCAGGTGTATCACTCCAACCCTCGACTCTGGCTCAGACTCGCAGAATGCTGCATCACAGCTAATAAAGGG AGCTCAGAGCAGGAAACAAAAGGTTTACCCAGTAAAAAGGGGATTGTGCAGGCTGTTGTTGGGCAAGGCTACCATCGCAAGATTGTTTTAGCATCACAGTCCACACAGAACACCATCTACAG TGAGGGCCAGTCAGCAGCTATCCCAGTGGCCAGTATGGAGTTTGCAGCAATCTGTCTGCGTAACGCTTTGCTCCTGCTCCCAGAGCACCAACAGCACGATAGCAAACCTGACAACATCTCCAAGAGCTGCAGTCAGTCAGGCAGCACAGAAAGCGGCAGCGAGACCAGCGATGCCTGCAG TGGGAAGACTCAAGAGGGAGACAAGTTCATTCCTGCTGCCCCCTCGTCACCCCTGAGAAAGCAGGAGGTGGAGAATCTCAG GTGCTCAATTCTAGCCTGCAGTGCATATGTGGCTCTTGCTCTTGGGGACAACTTAATGGCTCTGAATCATGCAGAAAAGCTCCTGCATCAGACAAAGCTGTCAGGATCGCTCAA GTTCCTGGGTCACCTATATGCTGCTGAAGCCCTGATCTCTTTGGACAGAATCTCTGATGCTATTGCACATCTTAACCCGGAGAACGTTACTGATGTCTCATTAAGTGTTTCCTCTAGTGAACAAGAGCAGG GTTCTGATAAAGGAGATCTGGAGCCTGTGGAGTCCT GGAAGCAGATGCCTTTATGTTACCCTAGCTCAGTAAGTTCTGCCCGGTCCACAATGCTCTTCAACCTGGGCAGTGCGTATTGCTTGAGGAGTGAGTACGAGAAAGCCCGCAAGTGCCTCCATCAG GCTGCTTCAATGGTGAACACTAAGGAGATTCCTCCAGAAGCCATTTTACTGGGCGTTTACTTAGAACTGCAGAACG GAAACACACAGCTGGCTCTACAGATCATCAAACGGAACCAGCTCCTCCCGTCTGTCAAGCCCACCTCCTCCCCTGACCTCCGAAAGAAACCAGTTCCCTTCCAGTCATCCCAGCCTGTACAGCCTATACAGACCCCCTCCTCCTTTACACAAGTACTGCGCAAGTGA